A genome region from Leguminivora glycinivorella isolate SPB_JAAS2020 chromosome 13, LegGlyc_1.1, whole genome shotgun sequence includes the following:
- the LOC125232574 gene encoding heterogeneous nuclear ribonucleoprotein A2 homolog 1-like isoform X1, with product MVPQTKVFIGSLPQGSKPEELRKLFERFGVVTECDIMNRCGFVHMQTEDQAAAAIRGLNNSTFNGGVITVERGRIKERGQRGGPGGGRGGMGGRGGGGMRSGGMDRRGGGPMRGGPMGARDAPYMRERGMGGPMGGRDMRGPPMGGGMRNGMGGGYERGAERGFGGGAGYGDERYGAYGGEDRRGFALARDGYGAAPPYDERRGGYAAEDMSGMYDERRAPLYPDERDMMDRRAMPMAGGYDRPAPVRAAPMGNGDMFSRRSPMRGGAGAGYDRDPYAQQYPPMGRGGGGAARGARDGGLGRRY from the exons ATGGTGCCG CAAACGAAAGTGTTCATCGGGAGCCTGCCCCAGGGCTCGAAGCCGGAGGAGCTCCGCAAACTGTTCGAACGCTTCGGCGTCGTCACCGAGTGCGACATAATGAACCGGTGCGGCTTCGTGCACATGCAGACCGAGGACCAGGCCGCCGCCGCCATCCGCGGCCTCAACAACTCGACCTTCAACGGCGGCGTCATCACCGTCGAGCGCGGCCGCATCAAGGAGCGCGGCCAGCGCGGCGGCcccggcggcgggcgcgggggGATGGGCGGGCGCGGTGGAGGCGGCATGCGCAGCGGCGGCATGgaccggcgcggcggcggcccCATGCGCGGCGGGCCCATGGGCGCCAGGGACGCGCCCTACATGCGCGAGCGCGGCATGGGCGGGCCCATGGGCGGCCGGGACATGCGCGGGCCCCCCATGGGCGGCGGGATGCGGAACGGCATGGGCGGCGGCTACGAGCGCGGCGCCGAGCGCGGCttcggcggcggcgcgggctaCGGCGACGAGCGCTACGGCGCGTACGGCGGCGAGGACCGGCGCGGGTTCGCGCTGGCGCGCGACGGCTACGGCGCGGCGCCGCCGTACGACGAGCGGCGCGGGGGCTACGCGGCCGAGGACATGAGCGGCATGTACGACGAGCGGCGCGCGCCGCTGTACCCGGACGAGCGCGACATGATGGACCGGCGCGCCATGCCCATGGCCGGCGGGTACGACCGCCCCGCGCCCGTGCGCGCCGCGCCCATGGGCAACGGAGACATGTTCAGCAGAAGGTCCCCCAT GCGAGGGGGAGCGGGCGCTGGTTACGACCGGGACCCTTACGCGCAGCAGTACCCCCCTATGGGCCG cgggggcggcggcgcggcccGCGGCGCTCGAGACGGCGGGCTCGGCAGGCGGTACTAG
- the LOC125232574 gene encoding heterogeneous nuclear ribonucleoprotein A2 homolog 1-like isoform X2, which yields MVPQTKVFIGSLPQGSKPEELRKLFERFGVVTECDIMNRCGFVHMQTEDQAAAAIRGLNNSTFNGGVITVERGRIKERGQRGGPGGGRGGMGGRGGGGMRSGGMDRRGGGPMRGGPMGARDAPYMRERGMGGPMGGRDMRGPPMGGGMRNGMGGGYERGAERGFGGGAGYGDERYGAYGGEDRRGFALARDGYGAAPPYDERRGGYAAEDMSGMYDERRAPLYPDERDMMDRRAMPMAGGYDRPAPVRAAPMGNGDMFSRRSPMRGGAGAGYDRDPYAQQYPPMGRMPG from the exons ATGGTGCCG CAAACGAAAGTGTTCATCGGGAGCCTGCCCCAGGGCTCGAAGCCGGAGGAGCTCCGCAAACTGTTCGAACGCTTCGGCGTCGTCACCGAGTGCGACATAATGAACCGGTGCGGCTTCGTGCACATGCAGACCGAGGACCAGGCCGCCGCCGCCATCCGCGGCCTCAACAACTCGACCTTCAACGGCGGCGTCATCACCGTCGAGCGCGGCCGCATCAAGGAGCGCGGCCAGCGCGGCGGCcccggcggcgggcgcgggggGATGGGCGGGCGCGGTGGAGGCGGCATGCGCAGCGGCGGCATGgaccggcgcggcggcggcccCATGCGCGGCGGGCCCATGGGCGCCAGGGACGCGCCCTACATGCGCGAGCGCGGCATGGGCGGGCCCATGGGCGGCCGGGACATGCGCGGGCCCCCCATGGGCGGCGGGATGCGGAACGGCATGGGCGGCGGCTACGAGCGCGGCGCCGAGCGCGGCttcggcggcggcgcgggctaCGGCGACGAGCGCTACGGCGCGTACGGCGGCGAGGACCGGCGCGGGTTCGCGCTGGCGCGCGACGGCTACGGCGCGGCGCCGCCGTACGACGAGCGGCGCGGGGGCTACGCGGCCGAGGACATGAGCGGCATGTACGACGAGCGGCGCGCGCCGCTGTACCCGGACGAGCGCGACATGATGGACCGGCGCGCCATGCCCATGGCCGGCGGGTACGACCGCCCCGCGCCCGTGCGCGCCGCGCCCATGGGCAACGGAGACATGTTCAGCAGAAGGTCCCCCAT GCGAGGGGGAGCGGGCGCTGGTTACGACCGGGACCCTTACGCGCAGCAGTACCCCCCTATGGGCCG GATGCCTGGTTGA
- the LOC125232575 gene encoding uncharacterized protein LOC125232575, with protein sequence MSIERARACVGPSPVTKRLCATIVFFIGVICVFGGYLLCRMSRNDVKRSNEIVSFNLTIAAENLYKKAKRISPKAVLHNDPEKVTARLLDIFNCSQAECGAISHYNVAEFIKRSINLQVIRLLKSVNNATMYLDSLR encoded by the exons ATGAGCATCGAGCGTGCTCGGGCCTGCGTCGGGCCCTCGCCGGTCACCAAACGCCTCTGCGCGACCATCGTGTTTTTCATCGGCGTAATCTGTGTTTTTGGAG GTTATTTATTATGCCGCATGTCTCGCAATGATGTCAAGAGGAGCAACGAAATAGTGTCATTTAACTTGACGATCGCGGCTGAGAATTTGTACAAAAAAGCGAAGAGAATTTCGCCAAAAGCTGTCCTCCATAACGACCCGGAGAAGGTGACAGCGAGGCTCCTGGATATCTTCAACTGCTCGCAGGCCGAGTGTGGAGCCATCAGCCACTATAACGTGGCGGAGTTTATAAAGCGATCTATCAACTTGCAGGTTATCAGACTGTTGAAATCTGTGAATAATGCCACCATGTACTTGGATTCTCTGAGATGA